The Bacteroidia bacterium genome includes a region encoding these proteins:
- a CDS encoding T9SS type A sorting domain-containing protein, producing the protein MKAKIKIYLLIIFLVPIICYSQTWQDVGGGTNNQVYALKEYNNNLYVGGWFDSVNNFYSQSIAVWNSSNWNTVGSGLYGTPYSFTVYNNELYAGGDFFYANGVPNTYHIARWNGTNWLSAGSTNNDVGQIKAMATYNNNLYAAGNITKIGGVNVNRIGKWNESNWSNVSGGVTGGFMTEVTTMTTLNNKLYIAGDFNYAGTQVAFNIASWDGVQWMDLDTGLSDRALTMTADTIHNNLYVAGAFNLVGGIHGINVNYIAGWNGNNWFSLDQGLSGGIRCMTMYHGDLYVGGSMLIVGSDSTTIYVARWDGVQWHKVIGPNSTVFALQEYKDTLYVGGAFTLPYNNIARYYTPYSNIKEELIPEPEYLGNCIPNPTNGAVVIPYFLPLESKGIISITNIEGTQIKSFKLNPGNNELNISLIGLTNGAYLCKLDIDCGKITRNKKLILNR; encoded by the coding sequence TTGAAAGCGAAAATAAAAATATACCTGTTAATTATCTTCTTAGTGCCTATTATTTGTTATTCACAAACATGGCAAGATGTTGGAGGAGGAACAAATAACCAAGTTTATGCTTTAAAAGAATATAATAATAATTTATATGTTGGTGGATGGTTTGATTCTGTAAATAATTTCTATTCACAGAGTATTGCCGTTTGGAATAGCTCAAATTGGAATACTGTTGGTTCAGGTTTATATGGAACTCCATATAGTTTTACTGTTTATAATAACGAATTATATGCTGGTGGTGATTTTTTCTATGCTAATGGTGTGCCGAATACTTATCACATAGCCCGATGGAATGGGACAAACTGGTTAAGTGCAGGTAGTACCAATAATGATGTAGGTCAGATTAAAGCAATGGCAACATATAATAACAACTTATATGCAGCAGGAAATATAACAAAAATTGGAGGTGTAAATGTAAACCGTATAGGAAAATGGAATGAAAGCAACTGGAGCAATGTTAGTGGTGGAGTCACAGGAGGGTTTATGACAGAAGTAACGACAATGACTACACTAAACAATAAATTATATATTGCTGGAGATTTTAACTATGCAGGTACACAAGTAGCTTTTAACATTGCCTCTTGGGATGGTGTCCAATGGATGGATTTAGACACAGGATTAAGTGATCGTGCGTTAACTATGACTGCCGATACTATTCATAACAATTTGTATGTTGCAGGAGCATTCAACCTTGTTGGAGGAATACATGGTATAAATGTAAACTACATTGCAGGGTGGAATGGAAACAATTGGTTTAGTCTTGATCAGGGGCTTTCTGGTGGTATTCGGTGTATGACAATGTATCATGGCGATTTATATGTTGGTGGTTCAATGCTGATAGTAGGAAGTGATTCTACAACAATATATGTTGCTCGCTGGGATGGAGTTCAGTGGCATAAAGTAATTGGTCCAAACAGTACGGTATTTGCTTTACAAGAATATAAAGACACGCTTTATGTGGGAGGAGCTTTTACCTTACCATATAATAACATTGCCCGTTATTATACACCGTATTCAAATATAAAAGAAGAACTGATACCGGAACCAGAATACCTTGGAAATTGTATTCCTAACCCAACAAATGGAGCTGTTGTTATTCCATACTTCCTGCCACTTGAGAGCAAAGGAATAATATCCATAACGAACATAGAAGGAACCCAAATTAAATCATTTAAACTTAACCCAGGCAATAATGAACTTAATATTTCCTTAATTGGACTCACTAATGGAGCTTATCTGTGCAAACTTGACATTGACTGTGGCAAAATTACAAGGAACAAAAAATTAATACTTAACAGGTAA